A region of Candidatus Aquicultor sp. DNA encodes the following proteins:
- the recQ gene encoding DNA helicase RecQ: protein MLTTLNKYFGYTTFLPLQQDIINDVLNKKDVLALMPTGGGKSLCYQLPALQLDGVTIVVSPLIALMKDQVDGLVSNGVAAAFINSSLNPSEITRARSQLERGEIKILYVAPERLMMPEFLSFLKRLPIALFAIDEAHCISEWGHDFRPEYRQLRSLKDNFPEVPIIALTATATEHVQDDIAVQLGIPDCSKYRASFNRSNLYYKIEPKTSAYQRLLKYISEHRGDSGIIYCQSRKLVSSLASDLKKAGFRALPYHAGMDPEKRSRNQERFIRDDAEIIVATIAFGMGIDKPNVRYVIHYDLPKNIEGYYQETGRAGRDGLKSDCILFFSYADKAKIEYFIRQKEDQAERDIAYKKLKEMTDYCEGNICRRKVLLGYFGEAFDEPNCGLCDVCLEPREKFDATVVAQKVLSCVHRVNNGFGVTHIIDILVGSNNQKIIERGHDELPTHGIGKEHSRTEWQSMIRELVQLGYLSLEGDRYPVLRLNEKSRGVLLEDEQVFLTKPHVEVEIVPVSVDDKCDQGLFEALRALRKTMADESDLPPYVIFHDATLKEMAAYYPRTNAALANISGVGEVKLKRYGNIFLKTIKEYCDANGVEPPKKR from the coding sequence GTGCTTACAACGCTCAATAAATATTTTGGTTACACGACATTTCTACCGCTCCAGCAGGATATTATCAACGATGTTCTCAATAAAAAAGACGTGCTTGCCTTGATGCCGACCGGCGGGGGAAAGTCGCTGTGTTACCAGCTGCCGGCCTTGCAACTCGATGGTGTAACGATTGTGGTTTCGCCCCTCATCGCTTTGATGAAAGACCAGGTGGATGGGCTTGTATCTAACGGGGTTGCGGCGGCGTTTATCAACAGCTCGCTTAATCCTTCCGAGATCACCAGGGCGAGAAGTCAGCTAGAGCGGGGCGAGATAAAGATTCTTTACGTTGCGCCCGAACGCTTGATGATGCCCGAATTCTTAAGCTTTCTCAAACGGCTTCCGATAGCGCTCTTTGCTATCGACGAGGCGCATTGCATTTCAGAATGGGGGCACGATTTTAGGCCGGAATACCGCCAGCTTAGGAGCCTTAAGGATAACTTCCCCGAGGTACCTATTATCGCCCTGACCGCCACGGCTACCGAACATGTGCAAGACGATATTGCGGTGCAACTGGGTATCCCGGACTGCAGCAAATATCGAGCGAGCTTCAACAGGAGCAACCTCTACTACAAAATCGAGCCCAAGACCAGCGCTTACCAGCGGCTGTTAAAATACATATCGGAGCACCGTGGGGATTCCGGGATCATCTACTGCCAGAGCAGAAAGCTGGTGAGCAGCCTCGCGTCCGATCTTAAAAAGGCCGGGTTTCGCGCGCTCCCGTACCATGCCGGGATGGACCCGGAGAAACGGAGCAGGAACCAGGAACGCTTTATCCGCGATGACGCTGAGATAATCGTCGCCACGATTGCCTTCGGGATGGGGATCGACAAGCCGAACGTTCGCTACGTCATCCACTACGATCTTCCCAAGAACATCGAGGGCTACTACCAGGAGACGGGCAGGGCAGGCAGGGATGGCTTAAAAAGCGACTGTATTCTTTTCTTCAGCTATGCCGACAAAGCGAAAATCGAGTATTTTATCAGACAAAAAGAAGACCAGGCGGAGCGCGATATCGCCTACAAGAAGCTCAAAGAGATGACCGACTACTGCGAGGGGAACATCTGCCGGCGCAAAGTGCTCCTTGGCTACTTCGGCGAGGCGTTCGACGAGCCCAACTGCGGCCTATGCGATGTCTGTCTGGAGCCGCGGGAGAAGTTCGACGCTACGGTTGTCGCGCAGAAGGTGCTCTCTTGTGTCCACCGGGTCAATAATGGCTTCGGGGTTACCCATATCATCGATATTCTGGTCGGCTCGAATAACCAGAAGATCATTGAGCGGGGCCACGACGAGCTGCCGACACACGGCATCGGCAAAGAACATTCAAGAACTGAGTGGCAGTCGATGATTCGAGAACTCGTTCAACTCGGGTATCTGAGTTTGGAGGGCGACAGATATCCTGTTCTCAGGCTCAACGAGAAGAGCAGGGGCGTGTTGCTCGAGGATGAGCAGGTTTTCCTTACGAAGCCGCACGTCGAGGTGGAGATAGTACCTGTAAGCGTCGACGATAAGTGTGACCAGGGGCTGTTTGAAGCCCTCAGGGCGCTGCGTAAAACCATGGCGGACGAGTCGGATCTGCCCCCGTACGTTATCTTCCACGATGCGACGCTCAAAGAGATGGCCGCGTATTATCCGCGCACCAATGCAGCACTGGCCAATATCAGCGGCGTTGGCGAGGTGAAGCTCAAGCGGTACGGCAACATATTCTTGAAAACCATCAAAGAGTACTGCGACGCCAACGGGGTCGAACCACCCAAAAAGCGGTAG